The DNA window GATGCCCGAGGCCGAGGCGTGAGCTGAGGACGAGCCGTCGGGAGGCGCTGAGGACGACCTGCGTCGATGTCATGGCGATCGCGGGACGAGGCCACGGGGTGCGCCTCCCGCAAGGGGCTGGCGAGGAGGCGGGAGGGGACAGGCTGAGGCGTACGCTTCTCGCGAGGGAATGGCGTCGTTCGCGGGGGATGGCTCCGTGTGTGAGGGAGGAAGGCGCTGCGGCGTTCAGTTGCCTGCAGCACCTGAACCGCCAGCTCCGCCCGAGCCGCCAGTTCCACCCGAACCCCCTGAGCCGCCCGCGCCGCCCGTCCCTCCGGTGCCGCCGCTTCCACCCGAGCCACCCGCCCCGCCAGCGCCGCCCGAGCCACCGGCGCCGCCCGAGCCACCGGCGCCGCCCGCGCCGCCCGTCCCTCCGGTGCCACCGCTTCCACCCGAGCCACCTGCTCCTCCAGCGCCGCCGGCCCCACCTGCTCCTCCAGCGCCGCCGCCTCCACCAGCCCCGCCTTCGCCGCCTCCAGCGCCTCCACCGCCCGCGCCGCCTGGGCAGGACACTGCCGCGCGCACGGTGCGGGTCGCCCGGACGGGTTCCCCCGCTCTGTTCAGCAGGGGTGTGTCTGGGCTCGTCTGGACCTCCAGCTCGAGAGTGAGGTCCGTGTAGCGGTTGGCGAGCTTGCGGAGCAGCACATCGACGAATCGCGAAGCGCTGCGGTTGTTCTCGACACCGTTGACCCGCACCACGAGCTGGCCACACTGCGTCTGGGTCCCGCAAGCGCCAGGCGGACGCAAGCGTAGCCCGGTGGTGTAGATCTCGACGGCGATCGCCGCGTCCGGATCCTGACCCACCGCGACGCAGGCGTTTTCTGCCGGGTAGTTGATGGTGATGCTCGGATCGCCGCTCGGCCCCCCGCTGCTCGAGTCGGTTTGGTCACCGTCACAGCCGGCGCTGACGCCGAGCGCGAGCCAGCTTGCGGTGAAAAGGGCAATGCGCGTGGAGGAAGCCATGGCTCGGGCTGGTCTATCCGCTGGGGCGTCGTCCGGCAATTGTCATCGGCTGTCTTCGGGTTCCGCGTCGTGTCCGTGCGGCGTCGCGAGGGTCGGTGACGAAGAGGCTTTCCCCCGCCGTCGTGACCTGCCATAGGGCGGGATCCAAGCTGACCGGGTCATGGCAAATACGAGGCAAGAGACCATCCAGGATGTGCTGTCGCGTGCGCTCACGCCGCAGCACCTCGACGTGGAGAACGAGAGCGGGCGGCACAGCGTGGCCCCGGGCTCCGAGACGCACTTCAAGGTGCTCGTGGTGAGCGAGGTGTTCGCGGGCATGGGGGCCCTGCAGCGGCACCGCCACGTCAACGAGCTGCTCCGGGACGAGTTCTCCAGGGGACTCCACGCGCTGAGCTTGCGCGCGCTCACCCCGGAGGAGTGGGCCCGGCAGTCGGACACCACGTTCCGCTCGCCGCCCTGTCTCGGCGGCTCCAAGGCCGACTGAGGCACACGTGGAGCTGGTCTTCGCGCTCGTCACCGATCTGCATTTCGGACCGCAGGCATCGTTCGGGGGCAAGCTCCGCAAGCTGACCGCAGACGCGCCGGCGCTCGCTCGCGCCTTCGTCTCCCGCATGAACGAAGCCGTCCGTCCCGATTTCGTGGTGAACCTCGGCGACGATATCGAGGATGAGGGCTTCGAGGCCGACCGCGCGCGCTACGGCGCTTGCATCGAGACGCTCCGTGGGGTCCAGGCGGAGCTGGTCAACGTCGCTGGAAACCACGACCTGGTCCACCTGCGTCCGGCGGATCTGCTCGCAGCCTGGGGCAAGCCGGAGCTGCCGGGCCTCCATTACAGTTTCGATCGTGGCGGGTTTCACTTCGTGGTGCTCCACACCCGCGAGAAGAAGGACGTGGACGTCACGGTCGGAGAGGCCCAGATCCGCTGGCTGGCCGAGGATCTGGCTGCGGCCCGCGGGCCCACGGTCGTCTTCATGCACCACAGCGCGGCAGACCAGGATCTGCGCGGCAACCGTTGGTTCGAGGGCAGCCCTCACATCTGCCTCGTCGAGGAGCGTCGGGCGCTGCGCTCCCTCTTTCAGCAGCACGGGGTGCGCGCCGTCTTCAATGGCCACCTTCACTGGAATCACCTCGACGTCATCGCCGGCATTCCTTACGTGACCGTCCAGAGCCTCATCGAGAACCTGGACGAGGATGCTCCCGGGCGTCCAGCCGCGGCACACGCCGTGGTGCGCGTCACGCCGGAGCGGGTGATCGTCGAGATCGAGGGGGCCGAGCGGGCGCGCTATCAGGTCGATCGGGCGGGGTAGTTCGGTCGCGCGGGTGGTTTGGTCGCGCGGGACGAGCAGCGAGCAGGTCGCGCTGGGGGCGCTGGCGGGATGTTCGTGACGCTCCCTCGGTCGGTGCGTCCTTGCCTCGGGTCAGCGCGTCAGGCGAGCTCCTCGGGCGGCGGGAGGGTGTGCTCCACGACGTACTTGAGGATGTCCCGAGGGGTGATGATTCCCATGAGCCGTCCCTCACGGACGACCGGAACGTGGTGAATGTCGCCCTGGCGGAGGACATTCATTACCTCGTCGGTCGGTGTGAACTCGTCCACCACAACGGCGGGTTGTGTCATGACGTCACCGGCGGTCGATTCCTCCTGGTCTCCCCGGAGCAGTGAACCGAGCAGATCCGTTTCACTGAGGAACCCCAGCACCCGGTGCTCGTCGTCCACCACCGGCGCGCCACTCAGCCCGTTCGCAGCGAAAATTCGTGCGACCTCGGAGAGCAGGGTGCCCGGGGTGAGGGCGAAGACGTGTTCGGTCATCAGGTGGCGCGCGTGGCCCTTCATGCACGCCAGCTCCTAAAGAGGGGAGCGAGCGGTGTCAATCAGGGGACCCCCGCCTTGGGCAGGAGCTGGGTCAGTTACGGGCGCCTGGTTCGATTCGCCTCGGTTTCAGCGGGTGTCAGGAACGGCCGCAGCCTGCCGGTCGACCTTTCCGTTGGTCTCGATCCGGAGGCCGGAACCGGAGGAGCCCAGCGATGGCCTGCCCCGTGCTCCTGAAATCGCACGTGCGCTCGGGGAGCTGAGGAGGCCGCCCGAGGCAAGTCGCTGGTTGCTGGAAATGCACGATCGCAGACCAGGGTCGCCCTCTCATGGTGGCCTGTCGTTGGTGCCCCCATGGCGCGCCGGCGCGCCGCTGCGCACCGGAGGTCGCTGGGGGCACAGCGTCGCAGGATAGCGACAGTTCTTCTGCTGTTATCGCATACGTGCGTTGCAGGTGACTTTCAGCAGCGCTATCCGGACAACGCTACCCACAGGGCCAGATCAGGGGGTGCGTGCTCTGTCGTTCAGCGGGACCGCTATGAGCGGGTAGATTGGAATAATGCATTCCACGAAGGGGCAGACACCGTCAGTACCGCAAGGTGGCACTCTGAGTGCAGAGAAGTGTTGGAGTGCAGAGAAGTGTAGGCGTGAAGAGAACGGAACTTAATGCGAAATCTCGCCAAGTTGATGTGGCACGAAGCGCCGAATCGATTGTAGGATTGAGCATCATGAGGAAGATTCCAGGCTTCACCCTCTCTATCGCCATGGGCGCGCTTGCTTTTCAGACGGGGTGCGTCGCCTCCGTCGAGGAGCAAGAGGATTTCAGCGCGTTCGAGGATGTCGGCGAGGAAGAGGTGGTGGGTGAGGCGGAGCAGGAGGTCGTTGTCGTCAACGCGCTGACGTCGAATGCATTGACCTCGAATGCGCTGACGTCGAACGCGCTGACGTCGAACGCGCTGACGTCCAACGCATTGACCTCGAATGCATTGACCTCGAACTCGCTCACCAAGGCGGCGCTCAAGGATGCGAAGGCGCGTCTGCTCCTTCAATACATCACGAGCTGCGCCCTGGAGAAGGGGAAGCACTTCGACGTCAAAGTGGACGGTCAGACTTATGGCTTCGATGGAGAGCTCGGGTTGGCGCCGAAGTGGGGCAAGGCCAATGGCAAGTGCGACGGCGAGTGCCGCTCCTGGGTCTCGGGGTGCGTGATCTCGCGCGTCGATTACCTCGGGCAGCCGCTGCAGATCTCGATTCGGGGCAAGCACCCCGCGCTGAGCACGTCGCTATTCGAGTGGCTCACGTACCGGGATCGCGAGGCGACGTATTACGGGGACATCTTCGCCAAGCCCCAGCAGCTCTTTGCCTGCCTGTCGCCCGGCAAGACGCAGATCCCCCGCGTCTGTGGGCCGAGCGTCAACAACTGCTTTCTGAACGTCGTGGGCAACTGCAACCAGGCATGCAACTGGCTGAACCCGGACGGAAGCTACTCCAAGTGTGAGGACAATACCGGCTACTGCGGTGGCAACAGGTACGAGGGGTCTGTTACAGTCTTCAGAGAGTGAACATGGATCCCGGCACCCTCATCGCAGGCCGTTTCTCGATTGAGCGGCAGGCGGCGTCGGGTGGTATGGGCACGGTGTTTCGCGCCAGCGACCTCCTGGATGGGTCGACCGTCGCGCTGAAGATGCTCCGCGGACAGGACGCGCTCGACGTCGATCGATTCGACCGGGAATCCCGCATCCTCTCCGAGCTCGATCACCCTGGCATCGTTCGATACATCGCCCACGGGACCACCACCGCCGGCGAGCGCTACCTGGCGATGGAGTGGCTCGAAGGGGAGGATCTGGCCGCGCGCCTGGCCCGTCGTGCCCTGACGCCACTCGAGAGCGTCACCATGCTCCGGAAGGCCGCCGAGGCCCTCGGGTACGCTCATGGGAACGGGATCGTTCACCGTGACATCAAGCCGTCCAACCTGTTTCTGGTGACGGGTGATGTGCGCCGCCTCAAGGTGGTGGACTTCGGGATCGCGCGTCCTGATGGAGACACCCACCGGCTGACGTACACGGGGGGTATCCTCGGCACGCCGGGGTACATCGCTCCCGAGCAGCTGGAAGGCCAGCCAGCGAAGGATCCGGCCGTCGACGTGTTCTCGCTCGCCTGCGTGGTCTTCGAGTGCATCGCCGGCAAGCCGGCCTTCGAAGGAGCGCACCTGATGGCCGCCCTGGCGAAGCTGCTGTTCCAGGAGCCGCCCCGGCTCCGGGAGCTGCGCCATGACGTCCCCGAGCTGCTGGAGCGGCTGATCGAGCGGATGATGTCGAAGGTGGTTGCCGAGCGCCCGCGCAATGGCGCCGAGGTCTGCGTCGCGCTCGACGCCATCGAGCCTGCGATCGCCACGTGGACCACGCCGCTGGACCGCTCGACGCTGGTCTCCGCGCCGATGCCGCCTGGATCGGTGCGGTCTCCGGACAGCCTGACCATCCGGGAGGCGCGTCTGGTCAGCCTGGTGCTCGCGGGCGATCCAGACGCCGGCTCGGCTGGAGGGCTCGATCCCGAGGCGCTCGCCGCGACGGACCTCCGGGATTCCATCGCTGCATGTGGCGCCCACCTCGTGGAGCTCGTGCGCGGTTCGCTGGTGGCGGTGGTCTCCGGGCCGGGGAGCGCCGTGGATCGTGCGGAGCGCGCTGTGCAATGTGCTCTCCTGCTGCGCGAGCGCTTCCAGCACATCCCGATCTGCGTGGTCACTGGTCGCGGCGTGTCGTCCGCCAAGCTGATCGAGGGGGACGTGATCGACCGCGGTGTGCGGGCGCTGCGGGCGACGGCGGGCGGTACCGTTCGGCTCGACGATGTCACCGCGGGGATGCTGGGCGCACGGTTCGAGGTGAACAGCGACGGGGGCGGGCTCTACCTGGCCGGGGAGAGCAGCTCCGACGAGGGAGCGCCGCTCCTGCTCGGGAGGCCGAGCCCCTGGGTCGGTCGCAGCCGTGAACTCGCGGCCGTCGAGGGGGTGTTCGCAGGCTGCGTGCAGGAGTCGCTCGCCAGCGCGGTGCTGGTCACCGGGCCGGCTGGCGCTGGAAAGTCGCGTCTTCGTCAGGAGCTGGTCACTCGCGCACGGCGCATCGCCGATCCGCTGGAGGTGATGATCGGGCGGGCCAGCTCGGTCGCTGCAGGATCGCCGTTCGGTATCATCGCGGACGCGATCCGCAGGGCCGCCGGCGTTCGCGATGGCGAGCCGCTCGAGGTACGGCGACGCAAACTGAAGGCGCGCCTCGGGCGGCACCTGGAGGGGGCGGCCCTGTCGACGGTTTCGGCGTTCCTCGGTGAGGTCGTCGGTACTCCCTTCCCGGAAGGAGAGGCGAGAGGGCTCCGCGCCGCGCGTGAGAACGCGATGATGATGAGCGATGCCACGCGCGCTGCGTGGGAGGACTGGCTGACCGCCGAGTGCTCCGCGCAGCCCGTGCTCCTCGTGCTCGAGGACCTGCACTGGGGGGACGCGGCGACGGTGCGTCTCGTCGACGCCACGCTGCGCAACCTGCGCGATCTGCCGCTGATGCTGCTCGTGCTCGCGCGTCCCGAGATCCACCAGCAGTTTCCGTCGCTCTGGGTGGATCGCGAGGTCCAGCTCATCAAGCTCGGTCCGCTCCCGCCGCGGGCGAGCGAGAAGCTGGTGCGAGGGGTGCTGGGCGAGCAGATGTCCGATGACGTGGTGGCGCGGCTCGTCGATCGTGCCGACGGCAATCCGTTCTACCTCGAAGAGCTGATCCGCGCGGTCGCTGCGGGCAAGGAGGATGGGCTGCCCGACTCCGTGCTGGGGACCGTGGAAGCGCGTCTCGACGCCGAGGGGACGGAGGCGAAGCGTGCGCTCAGGGCGGCGAGCGTGTTCGGTGATCGGTTCTCGAAACTCGGCGTGACCGCGCTCCTGGGCGGTGAGAACAAGAACCGCGAGATCGAGTCCGTGCTCCAGGCGCTCTCGGCGAGGGAGCTGATCGCGCCCATCAACACGCCTGGCTTGCTCGCGAACGACTACGTCTTCCGGCACGCGATCGTCCGGGAGGCTGCGTACGCGATGCTCACCGATCACGATCGGGAGCTGGGTCATCGCCTCGCGGGGGAGTGGCTGGAGCGCACGGGGCATCCCGACGCGATGACGATCGCCGAGCACTTCCGGCGCGGGGGCGTGCCCGATCGCTCTGTGCGCTGGTACCGCCGGGCTGCCGAGCAAGCCCTCGAGGCCAACGATCTCTCCGCCGCGCTGGAGCGCGCCATCCGCGCGACCGAGGCGGGCGCCGAGGGGCCGGAACTGGGTGGTGTGCGGCTCATCGAGGCGGAGGCCAACCTGTGGCGGGGTGAGCTGGCCATGGCCGAGCAGCGCGCCAACGAGGCGACCGATCTGCTGCAGCCTCTGTCGGCCGCGTGGTTCCGGGCCGGCATGCAGGCTGCCATCGCCGCCGGGCGCCTCGGGGCCACCGAGCGCGTGGCGCGCTGGGCCGCGGTCGCCAGCGTCGTCACCGGGGGAGAAAACGCGCGGCGTGCCCAGATGGTCTGCCTGAGCAACTGCGCCACGTACCTCACCTTCGGTGGGCGCTTCGCAGAGGCCGACGCGTTGATCTCCCGCCTCGACCAGGCCATCGCCGAGCAAGGTCGCCTCGACCCCGAGGTCGCGGCGGAGCTGCACCAGATGCGTGCGTTTCGCGCCTCGGCGGCCGGTGATCCGGGAGCGTGCCTCAGAGAACTCCAGGCCGCTCAGGCGGCCTTCGATCTCGCCGGAGATCAGCGCAACGCCTGCACCATCCGTTCGAACCTGGGCTTCATCTACACCGAACTGGGCGACTTCGAGCATGCCGAGGAGACGCTGCGCTCGGCGCTCACCATCGCCGCCCGCATGGGCCTCGACGACCTGGAGACGGTGATCCTCCACAACCTGGGCAAGCCGCTCGCGTATCGTGGCAATCTCGACGAGGCGCGCGTCATCGAGCAGCGCGCCGTGGATGCCTTCCAGCAGCAAGGGGCTGCGCGCACCGAGGGGGTCTCGCGCGTCTACCTCGCCGAGATTGCTTTTCTGTCCGGGGATCTCGTCGCAGCCGAGCGCGAAGCCCGCGCTGCCGCCGAGACACTCAAGGTTGCTCCGTCGCTGCGCGCGTCGGCCGTCGCGCTCCTTTCACGCGCTCTCCTGGCGCAGGGGCGCACCGCGGAGGCGCTCCTCTCGGCGCGCGAGGCCCACGCCGCGCTCCAGGAGCTGGGCTCCCTCGAAGAGGGTGAGGCTCTCGTCCGCCTTGCCTACGCCGAGGCGCTGGAGGCGACCGGGGCGTCGTCGGATGCCGCCTCCGTGCTCGCCACGGCGCGCGAACACCTTCTCTCGCGTGCGGCGAAAATCAGCGATCTCCGCTGGCGTGACAGTTTCCTCACCCAGGTCCCCGACAACGCCAGGACGCTTTCCCTCTCGGACGCACCCTTGGGAGGCGAAGCGTCCTGACCTCTGGGGCTGCCTCAGGACGCACCGTATCAGCCAGCTAGGCCTGGACGAGCCCTGAGCGCACTGCCAGACGCGTCAGGTCGGCGACGCTGTTCGTGGCCACCTTGGCGCACAGCCGTGCGCGGTGCGTCTCGACCGTCTTCACGCTGATCGAGAGCTGCGCGGCGACCTCCTTGGCCGAGCTCCCCAGAGCCAGGAGTCGCAGCACCTGTCGCTCTCGCTCGCTGAGCGCAGCGACCATGTTCCCCTCTGCCACCTCACGCCGTTGCATCGCCCGGACCATCGCCGCGCTCACGTCGGACGACAGGGCCCCGCGACCATGGACGACGCTCTCGATCGCTCCGAGCAGATCGTTCAAGCTGGCACGCTTGGATAGGTAACCGTCCGCTCCGGCCCGCATGGCTTCCGCGATGCTGAATTCGTCGCGGTGCGTGGAGAGCACGATGACTCGGAGCCCCTCGCGCGCCTTCAGCCGTCTGATCAGCTCGCTCCCTGCTTGATCAGGGAGCGACAGCTCCAGGATCGCGAGCTGGCATGCATGCCGGTCGAGCAACGCGAGCGCCTCTCGAGCGCACTCCGCTTGCAGGATGGTGTCGATGCCAGGACGACCCTGCAGCGCCAGCGCCAGCGCTTCGCGTACGACGTTCTGATCATCGATCAGCAGCAAGTCCATGTCGGCTCCCTTCAACAGCTCGAGTTCAACGATGTTCGGCTTGGATCGATGGAAGCGTCCTACCAGGGCATGTGGCGCCATGTCGAGACGCGCGACCGCTCTTGCTGCGGCGTGTTCCGCTGGAGTTGCTCGTTTCTTCACCGTGTCCCGTCGACGCGGTCCTCGGTGGCATCGGGAGGGGGCATTGGGTCATGCGGTTTGAGGTACAAGGGCCGCCTATGCCCCCTCTGCGTGAGCGGCTTCGCTCAGCCCTTCAGTCGGACTCTGCGCTGTGGCGTCGCGCCCTGCTCGCCGGCGTTCACCACGGTCCCGAGTTCTGGGTGCGCTACAGCCCACCTCTGTTCGGCCTTCTCTTCGGTGCCGCGCTCCCTGCAAAGCGAAAGCTCGTCGAGTCCAACCTGCGCTGGATTCGCGGGTCGAGGTCGCCCGTCGTCGATCTGCGCGAGATCTCGGAGGTCTTCGCCTCCTATGCTTCGTGCCTCACGGAGGGCCTGCTCCTCGCAAGCGAGCGCGGCTTCATCCTGAAGAGCCGCGCGCAGGGGGTGGAGAATTATCACGCTGCCGCGGCCGCAGGACGAGGGGTCATCCTGGCCACTGCGCATACGGGCGGGTGGGATCTCGCGGGTCAGATCATGCGCGATGTTCACCAGGGCGGCGTGGTCGTGGTCATGCAACGTGAGCGTGACGCGCAGGCCCGCGCCCTCCAGGATGAAGCTCGCGCGCGGGCCGGGATCCAGGTCGTCCACGCGGGCGAGAGCGCTCTCGACGCGCTCCCGCTGCTCGCACATCTCCGCCGGGGCGCTGCGGTGGCGCTGCAGATCGATCGCACCCCACCGGGAGCCCGCTCACGTCAGGTCTCTCTCTTCGGCACCCCGTGGCGCTGTCCCGAAGGGCCTCTGACCCTGGCAGCGCTCAGCGGCGCCCCCATCCTCCCGGTTTTCACCCGTCGACTCGGCTTCCTCCACTATGAAGCCGTCGCCTCCACCCCCATCTGGCTACCACGCCGCCCGAGCGAGGCTGAACGCGCTGCGGCTGCGAGCGCCATGGTCGGCGCCATGGAGCGCTTCGTCCGCGAGAGCCCGACACAGTGGTTCCACTTCGTCGAACGCGACGAAGGCCGGGACACGATGACCTGACCTCGAGCGCCTTCAGGCGCAGGGCCGTGCCTTCCAGCGATAGACCGCATGAATCGCCCAGGGGCGGTAGCGGACCCGCCGCGCGCCCTTGTGGTCGGTCACGGTCAGGTCCACCTCCGTCGACAGCCCCTCCTCCGGCTTCGGCAGCTTCCGCACCTGCAGCACCAAGAGCCCATCGTGCAGGCCCGCCCGCGACGCCGCCGATCCGCGCACCACCCCTCGGATCACGTCCATTCCCGACGCCAAGCTCGCAACGTCGAAGCCCACGTCGAACAGTTTCCGCTGCTCCCGTACCCGCCGCAGACAAGGGCCGAACGCGCTCGACGGCAGATCCACCTCGCCCTCACGCCGGAGCACCAGACGCTCCAGCTCCGTCACCCCCTCGTCGCCCAGCGCCTCGCCGACCGCGGCTTTGAAGTCGTCCACCTTCACCTGAGGTTCTCCCCGGCTCCGCAGACCTGCGAGCAGCTCGTCGAGCGACTTCACCCCCTTGGACGAGCGCCGCAATCGGTGATCCAGCAGCGCCGCGTAGCGGGACCCTCGCCGGTAGGCCTCCCGCTCGTGCCCTCGTGCCCCGAGCGCTTCCTCCTCGATACGGTTCAGATCCTCCGCGAACTCGCCGGCGGTGATCATCCCCGCGTCGAACAGCAGTCGCCGCGCGTAGTGCACGGTGAACCCTTCGGTGAACCACGCCGAGGGCTCCCCCTCCTCGTCGAGCACCATCATCTCCCCGCCCAGGTAGCGGTGTGACAGCTCGTGCGTCAGCGCGATCCGGAGCCCCGCGTCGAACGAGCGCGTTCCATCGAACCACAGCCCGAGCGAGCCCCCCAGGTAGGTCCCATCGTGATCCCGCCCGAGCCCCGGCTCGCCCACCAGGAAGATCGTCAGCGGCTCGGCCCCCCCTTCGGCCTCGCCTCGGTGCAGACGCGCCTCGGCCACCGTGCGCGCTCGTCCGGCCCAGCTCAGGATCTCCCGCGGCACGAGCGCGCTGGCGCCCAGCGTGTGGATCCGTTGCTCCCCGGCCCGCGCGCTGATCACCGGCCCTGCCATGTACACCGCGCGCGCCAGCTTTTCGCTCGTCGCGTCGACCTCCGCGTCGCCCTCACCCAGCGAGCTCACTCCATGCGCCCCGGGCCCCAGTGCGTCCAGGTTCCACCGAACCCGCGTCGGCACAGGCTCTTCCAGCCGCGGTAGCAGCAAGAACCCGTAGCCCACCCCCGTCACCCGGTCTGCCTCCACCCGCAGTCCCAGCCGTGACCCGGTGGGCCGCGCCGTGAACCTCGCCTGCAGCTCACCCACCGGCGCCCGGTCCAGCGTGTAGACCCGCTCCCGCGACCCCTCGCGTGGCGCATCGAGCACCACCTCGCCTCGCTCGTCGCGCACATCGAT is part of the Chondromyces crocatus genome and encodes:
- a CDS encoding BolA family protein, with protein sequence MANTRQETIQDVLSRALTPQHLDVENESGRHSVAPGSETHFKVLVVSEVFAGMGALQRHRHVNELLRDEFSRGLHALSLRALTPEEWARQSDTTFRSPPCLGGSKAD
- a CDS encoding metallophosphoesterase family protein, whose amino-acid sequence is MELVFALVTDLHFGPQASFGGKLRKLTADAPALARAFVSRMNEAVRPDFVVNLGDDIEDEGFEADRARYGACIETLRGVQAELVNVAGNHDLVHLRPADLLAAWGKPELPGLHYSFDRGGFHFVVLHTREKKDVDVTVGEAQIRWLAEDLAAARGPTVVFMHHSAADQDLRGNRWFEGSPHICLVEERRALRSLFQQHGVRAVFNGHLHWNHLDVIAGIPYVTVQSLIENLDEDAPGRPAAAHAVVRVTPERVIVEIEGAERARYQVDRAG
- a CDS encoding CBS domain-containing protein; protein product: MKGHARHLMTEHVFALTPGTLLSEVARIFAANGLSGAPVVDDEHRVLGFLSETDLLGSLLRGDQEESTAGDVMTQPAVVVDEFTPTDEVMNVLRQGDIHHVPVVREGRLMGIITPRDILKYVVEHTLPPPEELA
- a CDS encoding serine/threonine-protein kinase PknK produces the protein MDPGTLIAGRFSIERQAASGGMGTVFRASDLLDGSTVALKMLRGQDALDVDRFDRESRILSELDHPGIVRYIAHGTTTAGERYLAMEWLEGEDLAARLARRALTPLESVTMLRKAAEALGYAHGNGIVHRDIKPSNLFLVTGDVRRLKVVDFGIARPDGDTHRLTYTGGILGTPGYIAPEQLEGQPAKDPAVDVFSLACVVFECIAGKPAFEGAHLMAALAKLLFQEPPRLRELRHDVPELLERLIERMMSKVVAERPRNGAEVCVALDAIEPAIATWTTPLDRSTLVSAPMPPGSVRSPDSLTIREARLVSLVLAGDPDAGSAGGLDPEALAATDLRDSIAACGAHLVELVRGSLVAVVSGPGSAVDRAERAVQCALLLRERFQHIPICVVTGRGVSSAKLIEGDVIDRGVRALRATAGGTVRLDDVTAGMLGARFEVNSDGGGLYLAGESSSDEGAPLLLGRPSPWVGRSRELAAVEGVFAGCVQESLASAVLVTGPAGAGKSRLRQELVTRARRIADPLEVMIGRASSVAAGSPFGIIADAIRRAAGVRDGEPLEVRRRKLKARLGRHLEGAALSTVSAFLGEVVGTPFPEGEARGLRAARENAMMMSDATRAAWEDWLTAECSAQPVLLVLEDLHWGDAATVRLVDATLRNLRDLPLMLLVLARPEIHQQFPSLWVDREVQLIKLGPLPPRASEKLVRGVLGEQMSDDVVARLVDRADGNPFYLEELIRAVAAGKEDGLPDSVLGTVEARLDAEGTEAKRALRAASVFGDRFSKLGVTALLGGENKNREIESVLQALSARELIAPINTPGLLANDYVFRHAIVREAAYAMLTDHDRELGHRLAGEWLERTGHPDAMTIAEHFRRGGVPDRSVRWYRRAAEQALEANDLSAALERAIRATEAGAEGPELGGVRLIEAEANLWRGELAMAEQRANEATDLLQPLSAAWFRAGMQAAIAAGRLGATERVARWAAVASVVTGGENARRAQMVCLSNCATYLTFGGRFAEADALISRLDQAIAEQGRLDPEVAAELHQMRAFRASAAGDPGACLRELQAAQAAFDLAGDQRNACTIRSNLGFIYTELGDFEHAEETLRSALTIAARMGLDDLETVILHNLGKPLAYRGNLDEARVIEQRAVDAFQQQGAARTEGVSRVYLAEIAFLSGDLVAAEREARAAAETLKVAPSLRASAVALLSRALLAQGRTAEALLSAREAHAALQELGSLEEGEALVRLAYAEALEATGASSDAASVLATAREHLLSRAAKISDLRWRDSFLTQVPDNARTLSLSDAPLGGEAS
- a CDS encoding response regulator transcription factor, with amino-acid sequence MDLLLIDDQNVVREALALALQGRPGIDTILQAECAREALALLDRHACQLAILELSLPDQAGSELIRRLKAREGLRVIVLSTHRDEFSIAEAMRAGADGYLSKRASLNDLLGAIESVVHGRGALSSDVSAAMVRAMQRREVAEGNMVAALSERERQVLRLLALGSSAKEVAAQLSISVKTVETHRARLCAKVATNSVADLTRLAVRSGLVQA
- a CDS encoding lysophospholipid acyltransferase family protein, with protein sequence MPPLRERLRSALQSDSALWRRALLAGVHHGPEFWVRYSPPLFGLLFGAALPAKRKLVESNLRWIRGSRSPVVDLREISEVFASYASCLTEGLLLASERGFILKSRAQGVENYHAAAAAGRGVILATAHTGGWDLAGQIMRDVHQGGVVVVMQRERDAQARALQDEARARAGIQVVHAGESALDALPLLAHLRRGAAVALQIDRTPPGARSRQVSLFGTPWRCPEGPLTLAALSGAPILPVFTRRLGFLHYEAVASTPIWLPRRPSEAERAAAASAMVGAMERFVRESPTQWFHFVERDEGRDTMT